From Pararhizobium sp. A13:
ACGATGAAAGCGAGATCGGCCCCCGCAAGGCGGTCCAGCAGCGCCGGATCGGCGGCGACGGACTCTTCGCCGATAAACAGCGCATCCTGCGCGACTTCCGCCATGCGCGCCTTGATCAGGCGTTCCGCCGCTTCGTCGGCTTCCGTCACAAGATCGATGGCCTCCGATTTCATCCGCACGTCACCCGTGCCGAGATTGCGGAACTTCGGCAGGATCTCCTTGACCGCAGCCTCCTGCAGGATATTGGCGATGGCTGCGATATCGATGGCAGATGTCATGCTTTGGGCTCCGCGAACAGGGATTGGAAATCGAACAGTTTCGGATCGAGCAGGTGCGACGGATTGACGTGGCCGAGCGCCCTCAGCATCGTGTCCTTGCGACCGGGCATGCGGCGCTCGATATCCGACAGCATCGCCTTCATGGCATTGCGCTCCAGCCCGTCCTGCGAGCCGCAGAGGTCGCAGGGAATGATCGGAAATTCCATCGCCGCCGCGAATTTGGCGAGATCGTCCTCGGCCGCATAGGCAAGCGGCCGGAGCACCATCAGATCGCCGTCGTCGTTCAGGAGTTTGGCCGGCATCGAGGCAAGCCTTCCCCCATGGAAGAAGTTCATGAAGAAGGTCTCGAGGATATCCTCGCGGTGATGGCCGAGCACCAGCGCGTCGCAGCCTTCCTCGCGGGCGATCCGGTAGAGATTGCCGCGGCGCAGGCGCGAACAGAGCGCGCAATAGGTGCCGCCCGCCGGCACTTTTTCCTTCACGATCGAATAGGTGTCGCGATATTCGATCCGGTGCTGGACGCCGATCGAGGTCAGGTAATCCGGCAGCACATGCTTGGGGAAATTCGGCTGGCCCTGGTCAAGGTTGCAGGCGACCAGTTCGACCGGCAGGAGGCCGCGCCATTGCAGGTCCATCAAGAGCGCCAGCAGACTGTAGCTGTCCTTGCCGCCGGACACGCCGATCAGCCAGCGCTTCTGGCCCTTCAGCATGCCGAAATCCTCAATCGCCTGGCGCACCTGCCGCAGCAACCGCTTGCGCAGTTTATTGAACGAAACCGAGGACGGCATCTTGGCGAAGATCGGATGCAGCGCGTCATCAAGGGCCTGATCCGATCCGGACGAAGGCTCTTCGAGATCGGCGACCGGCGATGGGGTGGAAATATCCATGACAAAGTCCCGGATTGGAAAACGCGATAAGGAGCATGCGTTGTGAACTGCACTTGCCCGTGTATGCCGGCAAGATCAAGGAAAATGCACGCGGATCGATGTGAAACTTCGGGAAAGGACCGCTCAGGCGCCGAATACAGACCATCCGGTGCGACTGGCCAGCATTTCGAGCGCCAGGGAACCAAGCAGCGAG
This genomic window contains:
- the ttcA gene encoding tRNA 2-thiocytidine(32) synthetase TtcA; the encoded protein is MDISTPSPVADLEEPSSGSDQALDDALHPIFAKMPSSVSFNKLRKRLLRQVRQAIEDFGMLKGQKRWLIGVSGGKDSYSLLALLMDLQWRGLLPVELVACNLDQGQPNFPKHVLPDYLTSIGVQHRIEYRDTYSIVKEKVPAGGTYCALCSRLRRGNLYRIAREEGCDALVLGHHREDILETFFMNFFHGGRLASMPAKLLNDDGDLMVLRPLAYAAEDDLAKFAAAMEFPIIPCDLCGSQDGLERNAMKAMLSDIERRMPGRKDTMLRALGHVNPSHLLDPKLFDFQSLFAEPKA